The stretch of DNA TTGAGATAAAATAGCGAGTAAACTGAACAATTACTGCTAATTTCAGTTAAGTAGAACTCATGGTTAAAATAGGCGTAAACTATAAACTCTAAGTTATTACTTATTTAAAAGATTTTAGATAAGTGTCTACCCAATTAAAAACTGCTGTAATTAAACAATTACTCGCCGTAATAGTAATTATCGAACTTGTTTGAATTTGTCCAAACCAACAAAAAATTGTTCTGTAAACAAGCTCAACACAGTCCGATTTTCATTAATTTTTATATTTGCACTAATAGACATACCTGATTGTAAAGGAATATTTTTACCTTTAATTGTAAAATCTTGTCTTTCTAATTCAATTTTGGCAGGAAAACGGAAATAATCGTAGGTTTGATCTGGTTCTAAAGCATCTGAGCCGATCGAACTTACTGTGCCTTTGACATCTCCAAATTCACTAAAAGGAAAAGTATCGATTCTAACATCGGTAATCATTCCTTTCTGCACAAAACCAATATCATTAGTAGTAATAAAAACTTCTCCAATCAACTGATCATCAGGTACAATTTTTAAAATTGGCTCTGCGTTTTGTCCTGCTGGTGGTACATAACCAGGATAGGCTTTGAGGTCAAAAACTGTACCTCCTACAGGAGCATACAAAGCTTGATATTTAAGAGTTTGTTCAGTACCACTGATTTGACTATTCAATTCAGCAATTCGTTTGTCATTTTCAACAATGCTTTTGTTCAACTGAGTGTCAATTTCGGCAATTCGCTGATTATTCTCTGCCATTTTGTCCCGAATCTCTCGTTCCGACAAAGAAGTAGTATTAAGTAATTGCTCTCTAGCTTGAGTGATGTCGAGACGTAATCGTTGTTCTTCTTCTTGTAATCTTTCGATATCTGCTGAAGCAGTTTGTATTTCTTGTTTAGCGCGATCGCGTTCAATTGTTCCAGTAGACCTTTGTTCAATCAAAGATTTATAACGATCATTAACTTTTTGTCGCTGTGTTTCTACCTGAAATTGGGATAAAGCTCCTTGTTGAGATAACGGTTCAACAGATTTGAGAATATTACGTTCAATTTTTAAACTTTCTTCGGCTTGAGCGATCGCATCTCGATTGCGTTGTTCAATTTCGGCTAATACCTGTTTAGCTGTAGCTAATTTGGCACGAGCATCAGCAAGTTGTACCTGATTTTGATTGAGTTGTTTCTCTAGTTGTTCTGCTTCTAATCTAGCTGATGCGATACGAGATTGAAGCTCGGTTTGTGCTGCATTTAAACGAGCTAATTGTTCTGCCGATAAGTTTCCACTATCTGCACCAAGCTGAGAAAGAAATAATTGGTTTTCTGAGAGTAATTCTCCTCGATTGCGTGCTAAAAAAGCAACTTCTCTAGGAATATTCAAAGATGCGATCGTATTTTCAACGGTGTTTCCTGTTATTTCCCCATTCATCAAAGCCCGATAGAATTTATTTTCTTGTAACAAAGACTGACGAATATTTTTTTCTGATTCTAGTTGGGCTTGAGAAGTAGTTTCATCTAAAGTAAGTAATAGGTCGCCTTTTTTAACCTTTTGTCCCTCTTCAACTTCAACTTCTTCAACTACACCATTAGTAGGAACTTGTATTTCTTTTACTTTACCAATCGGTTTAAGTTGTCCTCGAGCAGGAACTACTTGCTCAATTTTAGCCACTGAAGCCCAAATTACAGCAAAAGTCGTTACGCCAATAATAGACCAAATAATAGCTCGCGACCATCGAGGAGATTGCCGTAGCACAACCGTTTCCTCAAATTTACGCTCAGCCAAACTGGAACTATTTTTAACTGCTAAAGCTGAGGCAGAACGATTCTCTTTAGCCATAGTAGCTACTAGTTTACCATTGCCATTGACTGCTGACCCTGACGTTACATCTGATGCAGTAGCAGAAGCCGAATCTGAAAAGCTCTTGGGCGTTAATGGTAAAATTTTCTGAAACGCTCCAGGTCCAATTTGAGCATAACCACGATATACAGATCTAATTGCTTCAGTAAGTTCTTTGGCAGGAGTTCCCTTAAGTAAATAACCCATTGCTCCTGCACCTAAAGAACGAGCTACATATTCTTGATTATCATAAGTACTTAACACCAAAACCTTAATATCAGGAAACTGTTCGCAGATTACTTGAGTAGCACCCATGCCATCAAGTCCAGGCATTTCCATATCCATCAAAACGATATTAGGTTGGAGACTTTCTACCTGTTTAATGGCATCCTCTCCATCTTCTGCTGTTCCTACTACCTCAAAGTCTTCTTCTGTCTTAATTAAAGCTTTGAGTCCCTCCCTAATCATTTTTTGATCGTCTACAATCAGGATACGAATCCTGTCTACTTGATTATTAAGAGGGCTTTCTTTAGTCTGATTGCCAGATGAATTCATCTTTAGTTATTGGTAATTGTCTAAAATAAGGAGTTCTGAGAATCATTAAGGACATTAATTTTTGCCACAACAAGTGGTTCAAACCTTATTGTACCGACGACTGTAATACACAGAACTCAACTATCAACCTATGCGATCCTTTATAACTAATATTTTATTAATTAGACATCAGTAATAAATTGAAATTTAATTAGCAACTTGAGCCACAATTGTGCGATGACGAGGACTATTAGGAATGATCTTAGGCACATTAAAACCTTGATCAACTAGAGTTTGAGAAATATCTAAACTAAAATATTGATCCAAATATGGTTCAGTACTTTTGAGTAAAGTAAGGACATAGGGAGGCATTTTTTTATACACCTCCGATTGAGGATTCATATCCATAATGGTCAAATATCCTCCTGGACGAAGTAGACGACGAGCTTCGGTGATAATTGCTTGTGCTGCTGTTTGAGGCAGTTCGTGGAACAATAAACAGGCAGAAACTAAATCAAAGGAAGCCTCAGTTAAACCAGTCGCTTCCGCAGCAGCGTGTAGCCATTTAATCTCTTTATTTGGCTGTTTTTGGCAACGATACTGAGCAACAGCCAAAAAATAGGGTGATAAATCAACTCCAGTTAGTTGAGCTTGAGGATAAATCTCTTGAAGAGCCATCGTACTCATTCCTACGCTACAACCAATGTCAAGAATATCTTGAGGTTGAATTGATTGCGCTTGTATGACTTGATGATAGCTTTGGCGTAATTGAGGATCACCATTTGCACTTTTACCTGACCAGATTGTCGAATGAACTGCATAAGCTGCTGATTCGACTTCCCAAGCTGCTTCCCAACTGAGATTCCCTTGTTCATAAGCATGGAAAGAACGCAAATAATAATCAGGATATTGTAATTGAGGATTAGTTATGGCAGCTATTTCTGCGTCCCAATTACGCTGACTTAATTGTCGAACATTTTCTCGCCAAGGTACACCGAGAGCTTCGGCTCTATCGATCATCATTTTTCTAGCTCGATATTTGGCAAAATTTGCTAATGGTTTGATTGCCAAGATTCCATTAACTAAGCGTGAGGCTAAACCTAATTGGTTTGTGGTTGAAGTAGCAGTCATGAAGTTAATAATTGTTAAGTTATTTTAAGTCGAAACTTTTTCGTATCTCAAAGTTTTTATATCATGTTGGCTGTAGCAGAAAAATCAAAGTCTGTTAATTGAGTTTAATTGAGTTGTATTTCTTTACCTTTGTTAATTTTGAGCTAGTTTTATTGCTATTGAGGGGTTGGTATTGCAAAAATTTAATTAAATAATTCAAGTTAAGTTTAGAGATAGAGCAGTCGAAGCTAAGATTAAGACATTTCCTGTTCCCTTGGTTTAAGATTATGATTTCCGCGCACTATAGTTCGCTTGCTATTTTGCAACAAAATTGTATCAAATTAGCTAAGATTCTATAAACCTCCCCTCATTGACTAAAAATATTGCAATAATAATAATCGCGACTAGATTATTTATTTGATTGAGTCACTCTCAATCTGGAGAAGTGAAAGTACGCCAGTAAAGATTATTGACCGCAGTTTGATTATCCTGTGGTAAATGTCTTTAATGGCGTTTTCTCGTAAATATGCTTTGAGCAAGATTAAAGCTTTAAAAAGCTATTTTCTTAATTACAAATGGTAAGATTTACTTTTTTGCCAAGAAATTTGTTTTTCTTAGAAATTGACCACATTTCAAAATTTTATTGTCATTTTTTTGGCAACAATTAAAATTATTTATTAGCTACTTTGCGTTTAAAATAAACTTCCATTACCTGACGTACCATTGGTCCTGCTACTGAACCACCACCTCCGCCAGAATGTTCGGCAAATGCCACCACCACAATTTCAGGTTGATCAAAGGGAGCATAAGCACCAAACCAAGCATGAGATTCACCAGGAGGAGCTTCTGCTGTACCGCTTTTTCCAGCAGCCGAAGGTATTTCTGGAACATTTAATCTTGTACCTGTACCACTAGTTACAACTGCTCTCAAACCATTGCGAAGAGTTGAAATAGTACTAGGTTTGAGGTTTAAATTAATTCGTTGTGCTTGTTTAGTCTGATTGTCTGTTTCTAGTAGATGGGGTTGAACTCGATATCCACCATTGGCTATAGCAGAAAACATGACTGCTACTTGTACAGGTGTAGCCAGAGTAAAACCCTGACCGATAGACATATTAACTGTATCACCCACTGTCCAACCCCAGTCATTAAAATTTAGACGTTTCCAAGCATCATCGGCAATCAAACCTGCCGTTTCGCCTTGAAGTTCTATTCCTGTTTTTTGACCATAACCATAGTTTCTTGCCCATTTAATTAAAGCTTCTCCTCCTACTCCGCGACCAATTTGAGCATGAAAAGTATTACTACTCCAACTTAACGCTCCCACATAACCCATCGAACCAAAACCAGCATGATTCCATTCTCGAAAATAAGTTCCGCCTATATTAATACCTGCATAAGTACCTAAAACTGTCTGAGGAGGAAATTTACCCGATTCCATGCCTGCGGTGTCGGTAACAACTTTAAAAGTAGAAGCAGGAGGAAAACCACGCAAAGCCATATTTAAGAAAGGATTTCCTTGTGACTGTAACTGTTGCCAAATTTCAGGAGTAATTCGAGTCGAAAATATATTAGGATCGAAACTAGGATAACTCGCGATCGCGATAACTGCACCATTGTTAGGATCAAGAGCAATAATTGCACCTTTTTGTTTTCCTAAAGCTGTTTCTGCTGCTTTTTGTACTTCTAAATCAATAGTCAAAGTAATATCTTTACCTGATTTAGGCGGTTTTTCACCCAAAAATCTTAAAACCTTACCGCTTCCATCTACTTCTAACTTTAATCCTCCCCATGCTCCCCGCAACTTTGATTCAAAAGATTCTTCTACCCCCATTTTGCCAATTACATCACCAAGACGATAACCATCTTTTTTCTTCGCATTGAGTTCTTCTTGATTAATTTCTCCTGTATAACCAAGCACATGGGCTGCTGTTTTCCCATTAGGATAATATCTAACCCGATCAATATCTACTTCTACCCATTTAAGTTGGGGACGATATTCTTCAATTGCTGTAATTTGAGTAGGAGTTAAACTACGAG from Stanieria cyanosphaera PCC 7437 encodes:
- a CDS encoding response regulator, with the protein product MNSSGNQTKESPLNNQVDRIRILIVDDQKMIREGLKALIKTEEDFEVVGTAEDGEDAIKQVESLQPNIVLMDMEMPGLDGMGATQVICEQFPDIKVLVLSTYDNQEYVARSLGAGAMGYLLKGTPAKELTEAIRSVYRGYAQIGPGAFQKILPLTPKSFSDSASATASDVTSGSAVNGNGKLVATMAKENRSASALAVKNSSSLAERKFEETVVLRQSPRWSRAIIWSIIGVTTFAVIWASVAKIEQVVPARGQLKPIGKVKEIQVPTNGVVEEVEVEEGQKVKKGDLLLTLDETTSQAQLESEKNIRQSLLQENKFYRALMNGEITGNTVENTIASLNIPREVAFLARNRGELLSENQLFLSQLGADSGNLSAEQLARLNAAQTELQSRIASARLEAEQLEKQLNQNQVQLADARAKLATAKQVLAEIEQRNRDAIAQAEESLKIERNILKSVEPLSQQGALSQFQVETQRQKVNDRYKSLIEQRSTGTIERDRAKQEIQTASADIERLQEEEQRLRLDITQAREQLLNTTSLSEREIRDKMAENNQRIAEIDTQLNKSIVENDKRIAELNSQISGTEQTLKYQALYAPVGGTVFDLKAYPGYVPPAGQNAEPILKIVPDDQLIGEVFITTNDIGFVQKGMITDVRIDTFPFSEFGDVKGTVSSIGSDALEPDQTYDYFRFPAKIELERQDFTIKGKNIPLQSGMSISANIKINENRTVLSLFTEQFFVGLDKFKQVR
- a CDS encoding class I SAM-dependent methyltransferase — protein: MTATSTTNQLGLASRLVNGILAIKPLANFAKYRARKMMIDRAEALGVPWRENVRQLSQRNWDAEIAAITNPQLQYPDYYLRSFHAYEQGNLSWEAAWEVESAAYAVHSTIWSGKSANGDPQLRQSYHQVIQAQSIQPQDILDIGCSVGMSTMALQEIYPQAQLTGVDLSPYFLAVAQYRCQKQPNKEIKWLHAAAEATGLTEASFDLVSACLLFHELPQTAAQAIITEARRLLRPGGYLTIMDMNPQSEVYKKMPPYVLTLLKSTEPYLDQYFSLDISQTLVDQGFNVPKIIPNSPRHRTIVAQVAN
- the mrdA gene encoding penicillin-binding protein 2, translated to MTTLSSLSKTKRQENVRTVGRQFQSIVITISITAFLFGGIVWRLAYLQLEQGEINQAKAEDNRIRLVPKPPVRANIFDRKGKVLATTRLSHSAYVWPKAQKQGNWSQIKQILAQILNLPPEEIQQKVEQAGFNYPSLIPIARSLTPTQITAIEEYRPQLKWVEVDIDRVRYYPNGKTAAHVLGYTGEINQEELNAKKKDGYRLGDVIGKMGVEESFESKLRGAWGGLKLEVDGSGKVLRFLGEKPPKSGKDITLTIDLEVQKAAETALGKQKGAIIALDPNNGAVIAIASYPSFDPNIFSTRITPEIWQQLQSQGNPFLNMALRGFPPASTFKVVTDTAGMESGKFPPQTVLGTYAGINIGGTYFREWNHAGFGSMGYVGALSWSSNTFHAQIGRGVGGEALIKWARNYGYGQKTGIELQGETAGLIADDAWKRLNFNDWGWTVGDTVNMSIGQGFTLATPVQVAVMFSAIANGGYRVQPHLLETDNQTKQAQRINLNLKPSTISTLRNGLRAVVTSGTGTRLNVPEIPSAAGKSGTAEAPPGESHAWFGAYAPFDQPEIVVVAFAEHSGGGGGSVAGPMVRQVMEVYFKRKVANK